In Tumebacillus amylolyticus, the genomic stretch GGTGTTAACGGTTTTGGTGTCGCCGAGAACGCCTTTTGCCGAAGCGGTTGCAGCGTTGTCGAAGTCGATTTGGTTGATGGAGTTCACGATGGAACCATCAACTGCGTTGACGAAGATCGCCCAGTTAGCCGGGGTAGCGGAATCGTTGTACGCGATGTTGACTTTGTATGCGAGAACTGCTTTGTTGCCTTGAGCAACGTACATCAGTTCAGCGGTAGCCGGACGCTCCAGTTGACCTTTGAAGCCGGTGAAAGCGGTTGCTTTGTCGATTGCGGAAACGGAGGTCAGAGCAGCTTTGGAAGCGTTCGGGGTCAGAGCTGCGAAGTCGCCGGTTACGCCTTGAACGTCGCCGTTGTTTTCATGAACGATCATTTGGTGATCGAAGACGGTGATGCCGTTGATGACTTGGTCCAACTTGGTGTGAGCCAGGCCGTTTTCATCGTTGTGGGTAGCTTTTACTTTGAAGTTGCCAGCAGCTTTTGCGAAGCCGAAGTCTTTGCCAACGAGGTCGAGAGCAGCCATTGCACGAGTTTCAGCGGTAGCGCCGGAAACTTTGCCGAGGGTACCCATGACGTTGTGGACTTTGCCGCTAGCGTCTTTGAGGGTGGTTTTGTCGGTTACTGCAGCGCCTGCGTTGATTGCGAACGCGGAAGCAACGAGGGAAGACATAACGAGAGTAGTTACGAGTTTTTTGTTCATTTGTGTGACCTCCATTTATTTTTATCTGAACCACTTTTATATGCGGCTCTTGAGCTAAATACTACGGCATATCTGAATAGTGTGTCAACAGGGAACGCAAACTTTTTTGAAAAGATTTTTAAGTGTGACGTTTTTTATTTATAATTTTGGTTTAGCTAAAATAAACGCAAAAAACCCCATGACCGAAGTCACGGGGTTTTGAGTGTCAAGGATTAGTTGACGCCTACGTTGCTCCAAGCGGTTTTCAGAGCGGTGTAGTAGGAAGAGGTGGAGCCGTAGAGAGCTGCGGTCGCGGACAGGGTAGCTGCGCGAGCGCCGGAGAAGTTGGTGGAAGAGGTCATGTAGTCGCGGGAAGCGGTGTACCAGACCTTACCAGCGATGGTGCGGGAACCGATCGCGGTTGCGAAGTTGTAGAACGCTTTGTTCGGGATACCGGAGTTGGTGTGAACGCCGCCGTTGTCGGAAGTCGTGTTCACGTAAGCGGACATGGTGGACGGTTGGCCGCCTGCTTCCGGGTTGTTCATGTAACGAAGAGCGTCGCCGGAGGTACCCGGGGTGTAAACGTCTTCACCGACCATCCAGTCGTTGCCGTCCATTACCGTACCTTGAGCGTCAGACCAGGATTCGTTCAGAGCGCCGGATTGGTTGGAGTAGGTCAGGTTGGAAGTGGTTTCGGTGACTGCGTGGGTCAACTCGTGACCAACAACGTCGAGTGCGCCGGACAAGGAACGGAAGGTTACGCCGTCGCCATCGCCGTATACCATTTCAGCGCCATCCCAGTATGCGTTGTTGTAGCCGGAAGAGTAGTGGGTGTAGGAGTAGATCGCTGCGCCTGCGCCGTTGTAGGAAGTGCGGCCCAGACCTTTGTAGTAGTCATATACAACGCCAGCGTAGTAGTGAGCGTCAACGCCCGCTTTTTGAGTGGAGGAGTTCCACACGTTGTCAGCGTCTTGGTAGTAGTAACCGGTAGAAGTACCGTTTTTCATGTCGTAGGTTTCGATCGTGCCACGGGTGTGGTCGGTCATTTGGTAGGTAGAGCCGGTGTTGATGGTTTTGATCGACTTGGAGTCGCCCAGAACGCCGGTACCGGTACCAACGGTGTTGGTGTAGTTTTCGATCGTGTTGACCGAAGAGATAACGGAACCGTCAACTGCGTTTACGAGAACTTCGTAACGGCCCGGTTGTGCTGCATCCATGAATGCAACTTCAACTTTGTATGCGAGAACTGCTTTGTTGCCGTCAGCAACGTAGGTCAGTTCAGCGACTGCCGGACGGGACAGGTTGCCGGTGAAGCCGGTGGAAGCAACTGCTTTGTCAGAAGCTTGAACGCCGGTGATGACAGCTTTGGAAGCGGTCGGGGTCAGCGCTGCGAA encodes the following:
- a CDS encoding M4 family metallopeptidase codes for the protein MNKKLITTLVMSSLVASAFAVSAGAAPADKSTLKDENGKVHTVAGQLGKVSGATAEARAMAALDLVGKDFGFAKAAGNFKVKESHNDENGLAHTKVSQIINGIKVLNHEMIVHEANGVVQGVTGDFAALTPTASKAVITGVQASDKAVASTGFTGNLSRPAVAELTYVADGNKAVLAYKVEVAFMDAAQPGRYEVLVNAVDGSVISSVNTIENYTNTVGTGTGVLGDSKSIKTINTGSTYQMTDHTRGTIETYDMKNGTSTGYYYQDADNVWNSSTQKAGVDAHYYAGVVYDYYKGLGRTSYNGAGAAIYSYTHYSSGYNNAYWDGAEMVYGDGDGVTFRSLSGALDVVGHELTHAVTETTSNLTYSNQSGALNESWSDAQGTVMDGNDWMVGEDVYTPGTSGDALRYMNNPEAGGQPSTMSAYVNTTSDNGGVHTNSGIPNKAFYNFATAIGSRTIAGKVWYTASRDYMTSSTNFSGARAATLSATAALYGSTSSYYTALKTAWSNVGVN